Proteins encoded within one genomic window of Aerococcus viridans:
- a CDS encoding tRNA (adenine(22)-N(1))-methyltransferase produces MNVNHLSDRLASVATFVKDGARLADIGSDHAYLPTNLASQDKITSAIAGEVVAGPFQSAQQEIARQELGHMVVARLGDGLAVIEPADQIDTITICGMGGALIVDILAQGLIDGKLATKPRLILQPNVAEDKVRQWLNTHSYEIVDEAMIAENGKFYEVIVADYRDNLQQELTSDDILFGLFNKEKHAAIFQEKWQLELKRTNYVLDQLEQASNRDENKIARYQELKAAIQAQLT; encoded by the coding sequence ATGGCGCGCGGCTGGCAGATATTGGGTCAGACCACGCTTACTTACCAACCAATTTGGCTAGCCAAGATAAAATCACTAGTGCGATTGCTGGTGAAGTTGTGGCGGGTCCTTTCCAGTCTGCTCAACAAGAAATTGCTCGTCAGGAATTAGGACATATGGTTGTGGCGCGACTTGGAGACGGCTTAGCTGTTATTGAACCAGCAGACCAAATTGACACCATTACCATTTGCGGTATGGGCGGCGCTTTGATCGTGGATATTCTAGCCCAAGGGTTAATTGACGGTAAATTAGCGACTAAACCGCGTCTTATTCTGCAACCAAATGTGGCAGAAGATAAGGTGCGCCAATGGTTAAATACTCATTCTTATGAGATCGTTGATGAAGCGATGATTGCTGAAAATGGTAAGTTCTATGAAGTGATTGTGGCGGATTACCGAGACAATCTACAACAAGAATTGACCAGTGACGATATTTTATTTGGCTTATTCAACAAAGAAAAACATGCAGCCATTTTCCAGGAAAAATGGCAATTAGAATTGAAACGGACCAACTATGTATTAGACCAACTTGAACAAGCCAGTAACCGCGATGAAAATAAGATTGCCCGTTACCAAGAATTGAAGGCAGCGATACAAGCACAATTAACTTAA
- the pepT gene encoding peptidase T, translated as MTYQIKDQELLNRFVTYAKENTRSNEANADQVPSSPNQVAFAKKLAKELTTLGFSDVFYNEKDSFVTATIPATDDSKEYPTIGFFAHVDTADFNAENVRPQIIENYDCGVIPLGDSGYELNPAEFDSLNKYVGQTLITTDGTTLLGADDKAGIAEIVTAGKYLIDNPSIKHGEVKVAFGPDEEIGVGADRFDVERFAADFAYTMDGGPLGELEFETFNAASAVVEVAGKNIHPGSAKDLMINALQVAIDIHNQLPENERPENTEGREGFFHLMGMEGNVEAAKATYIIRDHDRQQFENRKALIQDAAGKLNAFYGSEIATVTLNDQYYNMGAIIEKDMRPVTLAENAFAAVDIKPDIIAVRGGTDGSKLTYMGLPTPNLFAGGENMHGRFEYVSLETMVKATEVILAIIEGAGNYDNL; from the coding sequence ATGACTTACCAAATTAAAGACCAAGAATTATTAAACCGTTTTGTGACTTATGCAAAAGAGAATACGCGCTCAAACGAGGCGAATGCGGACCAAGTCCCTTCATCACCAAACCAAGTAGCATTTGCTAAGAAATTAGCCAAAGAATTAACGACGTTAGGTTTTTCAGATGTTTTTTACAATGAAAAAGACTCATTCGTTACAGCGACAATTCCTGCAACAGATGACAGCAAAGAATACCCGACAATCGGTTTCTTTGCCCACGTAGATACGGCAGATTTTAACGCTGAAAATGTTCGTCCACAAATCATTGAAAACTATGATTGTGGTGTGATTCCTTTAGGTGATTCTGGTTATGAATTAAATCCTGCTGAGTTTGATTCTTTAAACAAATATGTCGGCCAAACTTTGATTACTACCGATGGAACAACTCTACTCGGTGCAGATGACAAGGCGGGTATTGCTGAAATCGTTACTGCTGGTAAATACTTAATTGACAATCCCTCTATTAAACATGGAGAAGTGAAAGTGGCTTTTGGTCCGGATGAAGAAATAGGTGTTGGCGCTGACCGCTTTGACGTTGAACGTTTTGCGGCTGACTTTGCCTACACTATGGACGGTGGGCCACTAGGTGAATTAGAATTTGAAACTTTCAATGCGGCTTCAGCAGTGGTTGAAGTAGCAGGTAAAAACATTCACCCGGGTTCAGCGAAGGATTTAATGATCAATGCCTTACAAGTGGCTATCGATATCCATAACCAATTACCAGAAAACGAACGTCCTGAAAATACAGAAGGACGCGAAGGTTTCTTCCACTTAATGGGTATGGAAGGGAATGTAGAAGCTGCTAAAGCGACTTACATTATTCGTGACCATGACCGTCAACAATTTGAAAACCGCAAGGCATTAATCCAGGATGCTGCAGGTAAATTAAATGCATTTTATGGTAGTGAAATTGCCACAGTGACCTTAAATGATCAATATTACAACATGGGTGCAATTATTGAAAAAGATATGCGTCCTGTGACCCTTGCTGAAAATGCCTTTGCTGCTGTAGATATCAAACCAGATATTATTGCAGTTCGTGGTGGAACCGATGGGTCTAAATTGACATACATGGGACTACCAACACCAAACTTATTTGCAGGTGGGGAAAACATGCATGGTCGTTTTGAATATGTCAGCCTAGAAACGATGGTTAAGGCAACGGAAGTTATTCTGGCCATCATCGAGGGCGCTGGCAACTATGACAATCTATAA
- a CDS encoding Nif3-like dinuclear metal center hexameric protein, with product MSLTIRDFIQQFQTFAPEYYAVERDPTGLHFGRLDQEVQKILVTLDIRPEVVEEAKKIGADFIFAHHPPIFKPVKRLTEDDPQQAMYAEIIRSGIGVYAAHTNLDAAPAGMNDWLSDLYEVENVEVLRAHTIDEVTGQAIGIGRIGDLAEPMTLEDFAEFVKVKTGVNALRMVVADKDRPVKRVAILGGDGGSYFMDALAKGADTFITGDVYYHTGHDMIAAGLNVIDPGHHFEAIVKSKMTDKFKQWNDENNWQVDVVASQLNTDPFTFI from the coding sequence TTGTCACTCACAATTAGAGATTTTATCCAGCAATTCCAAACTTTTGCACCAGAGTACTATGCCGTTGAAAGGGACCCAACAGGCTTACATTTTGGCCGTCTCGACCAAGAGGTTCAAAAGATTTTGGTGACTTTAGATATTCGCCCTGAAGTGGTTGAAGAGGCTAAGAAAATTGGCGCGGATTTTATTTTTGCCCACCACCCACCCATTTTTAAACCGGTGAAACGCCTAACGGAAGATGATCCGCAACAAGCGATGTATGCAGAAATTATTCGCTCAGGTATTGGGGTATACGCGGCCCATACCAATTTGGATGCTGCGCCAGCTGGGATGAATGACTGGCTTTCTGATTTATACGAGGTTGAAAACGTAGAAGTTTTGCGAGCCCATACGATAGATGAAGTGACAGGACAAGCGATTGGCATTGGACGCATCGGAGATTTAGCTGAACCGATGACTCTTGAAGATTTCGCTGAATTTGTGAAAGTAAAAACGGGCGTCAATGCCTTAAGAATGGTCGTTGCTGATAAAGATAGACCTGTTAAACGGGTGGCTATTCTAGGAGGTGACGGGGGTTCTTACTTCATGGATGCACTGGCTAAGGGTGCGGACACCTTTATCACAGGTGACGTTTACTACCATACCGGCCACGATATGATTGCGGCGGGCTTAAACGTGATCGACCCAGGTCACCATTTTGAAGCAATCGTAAAATCTAAAATGACAGACAAGTTTAAGCAATGGAACGATGAAAATAACTGGCAGGTTGATGTAGTTGCTAGCCAGTTAAATACGGATCCATTTACATTTATATAG